One Papaver somniferum cultivar HN1 chromosome 10, ASM357369v1, whole genome shotgun sequence genomic window carries:
- the LOC113317471 gene encoding uncharacterized protein LOC113317471, whose product MGNCQAIDAASLVIQHTNGREERLYWPVMAKEIMRLNPGYYVALIITYHVSEEQQRRSSNPYSNSNPNTNNGVRITRVKLLRPSDSLTLGQAYKLIDSQEVMKGLWAKKFAKMKKQKDSESSDDQSGTRVREIQSSGFHQIEETSSELGEPNQASTRPERHRSSSFGRSRHWRPSLQSISEATN is encoded by the exons ATGGGGAATTGTCAGGCAATAGATGCAGCATCATTggttatacaacatacaaatggAAGAGAAGAAAGATTATATTGGCCAGTAATGGCTAAAGAAATTATGAGATTAAATCCTGGTTATTATGTTGCTCTTATTATCACTTATCATGTATCAGAAGAACAACAAAGGAGATCATCAAATCCATACAGTAATTCTAATCCTAATACTAATAATGGTGTTAGGATTACAAGGGTTAAATTGCTCAGACCTTCTGATAGTTTAACTCTTGGCCAAGCTTATAAACTCATTGATTCTCAAG AAGTAATGAAAGGATTGTGGGCAAAGAAATTTGCAAAGATGAAGAAGCAAAAGGATTCGGAATCGTCAGATGATCAATCTGGTACTAGAGTTAGAGAAATTCAGAGTTCAGGATTTCATCAAATCGAAGAAACTAGCTCAGAGTTGGGTGAACCTAATCAG GCATCAACAAGACCGGAAAGACATCGGTCGTCATCTTTCGGAAGGTCGAGACATTGGCGCCCTTCGTTGCAAAGTATTTCAGAGGCTACAAATTGA